The following are encoded in a window of Coregonus clupeaformis isolate EN_2021a chromosome 34, ASM2061545v1, whole genome shotgun sequence genomic DNA:
- the LOC121550020 gene encoding myosin regulatory light polypeptide 9 — MSSKRAKGKTTKKRPQRATSNVFAMFDQSQIQEFKEAFNMIDQNRDGFVDKEDLHDMLASLGKNPTDEYLEAMMTEAPGPINFTMFLTMFGEKLNGTDPEDVIRNAFACFDEEGTGVIQEEYLRELLTTMGDRFTDEEVDELFREAPIDKKSNFNYVEFTRILKHGAKDKDD, encoded by the exons ATGTCGAGCAAAAGGGCCAAGGGAAAGACTACCAAGAAGCGCCCCCAGCGCGCTACCAGCAATGTGTTCGCTATGTTCGACCAGTCTCAGATCCAGGAGTTCAAGGAGGCCTTCAACATGATCGACCAGAACCGTGACGGGTTTGTCGACAAGGAGGACCTGCACGACATGCTTGCCTCACTGG GAAAGAACCCGACTGATGAGTACCTGGAGGCGATGATGACTGAAGCGCCTGGGCCAATCAACTTCACCATGTTCCTCACCATGTTTGGAGAGAAGCTCAATGGCACAGATCCTGAGGACGTCATCAGGAATGCTTTTGCCTGCTTCGACGAAGAGGGCACAG GTGTCATCCAGGAGGAATACCTCCGAGAGCTACTGACCACAATGGGCGACCGCTTCACAGACGAGGAGGTGGATGAGCTCTTCAGGGAGGCGCCCATCGACAAAAAGAGCAACTTCAACTATGTGGAGTTCACACGCATCCTAAAACACGGAGCCAAGGACAAGGACGATTAA
- the LOC121550021 gene encoding FAST kinase domain-containing protein 3, mitochondrial-like, translating to MALKVIQRIQLLGQTGAHLCAPGRLGRISRLLSAPVGEPLCVACLWTSAGSCIQRHRCQRLSKPACGRMSLSTIAKDAFYTTGSVGLHKDSVPRFRLSQLHRPTVAEEKAFLDRLSSCSSSRQVLRLLRTVEIMSDTMAAAALHRVADLEQDGTSLKDPSVLEKDPLSALCCQLEQDSGRLTEAGLVSALLACTRLYVDPWSTLVVRLVSESQERLDRGQMSIGQLCTLGQALLALEGPGCGMLEQVMEQVQKQEPGQWSLAELTAVYGLLQAGVGEEGSYQDLLNAMHTHAVSVTSHMDPPAVSGVFSALVVLNQTQAMPLVISLCKQAVRHVPHFKDEELGLVLGALMHFGHSDHFLVKAMERHVPKMAFTSHPETVTKVMEYFGRRNILSLPVFDAVAESFVYRADDYSTGQVARQITPFGKLGYLPPNAGEVFRKVEAILRARFSHFQPRTLLNLLHSCILVERFPVNFVSKVFNCYFLQQLQEQGTGVDRVVLAQLTQLYMTVKLECPFYEGPRLLPKYHVKSFLTPGRSLETPVDGHLYNYVKTGLVDLLGARAYFASRILTPYCYTLDVEIKLDEEGYVLPASQIDDIFKRIAVCIDGHKRFTVNTRQLLGKEAIKQRHLRLLGYEVVQIPYYEFEKLRNKTEVVEYLHKKIFPLSYRLSW from the exons ATGGCTTTAAAGGTGATCCAGAGGATTCAGTTACTCGGGCAGACAGGGGCACACCTCTGTGCTCCAGGCAGGCTGGGTCGCATCTCCAGACTTCTGAGTGCTCCGGTAGGGGAGCCCCTGTGTGTGGCGTGCCTATGGACCTCAGCGGGAAGCTGTATCCAGAGACACCGCTGTCAGAGACTCAGTAAGCCAGCCTGTGGGAGGATGAGTTTGTCCACCATTGCCAAGGACGCTTTCTACACCACTGGGTCAGTCGGCCTCCACAAAGACTCCGTCCCCAGGTTCCGTCTGAGCCAGCTGCACCGGCCCACTGTTGCAGAGGAGAAAGCCTTCCTGGACCGCCTCAGCAGTTGCTCTTCCTCTAGACAGGTCCTGCGACTCCTCCGCACTGTGGAGATCATGTCTGACACCATGGCAGCGGCAGCCCTGCACCGAGTGGCTGACCTGGAGCAGGATGGCACCTCCCTGAAGGACCCCTCAGTGCTGGAGAAGGACCCTCTCAGTGCGCTGTGCTGCCAGCTAGAGCAGGACTCTGGACGTCTGACAGAGGCCGGGCTGGTTTCTGCCCTGCTGGCCTGCACACGCCTCTACGTGGACCCCTGGAGCACGCTGGTGGTGCGGCTGGTTTCGGAGAGCCAGGAGCGGCTGGACAGGGGCCAGATGAGCATAGGACAGCTGTGCACCCTCGGCCAGGCCCTGTTGGCCCTGGAGGGCCCGGGCTGTGGGATGCTGGAGCAGGTGATGGAGCAGGTACAGAAGCAGGAGCCAGGCCAGTGGAGCCTAGCAGAGCTCACTGCTGTATACGGACTGCTGCAGGCAGGAGTAGGGGAGGAGGGCAGCTACCAAGACCTCCTAAACGCTATGCACACCCACGCTGTGTCAGTCACCTCCCATATGGACCCCCCTGCTGTCAGCGGGGTGTTCAGTGCCTTGGTTGTCCTGAACCAGACCCAGGCCATGCCCCTGGTCATCAGTCTGTGTAAGCAGGCGGTCAGGCACGTACCCCACTTCAAAGACGAGGAGCTGGGGCTAGTGCTCGGGGCGCTCATGCACTTTGGACACAGCGACCACTTCTTGGTGAAGGCTATGGAGAGACACGTGCCCAAGATGGCGTTTACCTCCCACCCAGAGACAGTCACCAAGGTGATGGAGTACTTTGGGCGCCGGAACATCCTGTCGCTGCCGGTGTTTGACGCTGTGGCGGAGAGCTTTGTGTACCGGGCGGACGACTACAGCACCGGCCAAGTGGCCAGGCAGATCACGCCGTTCGGGAAgctgggctacctgccgcccaacgcTGGGGAGGTGTTCCGGAAGGTGGAGGCCATCCTGCGCGCACGCTTCTCTCATTTCCAGCCCAGAACACTCCTCAACCTGCTGCACTCCTGCATCCTGGTAGAGAGGTTCCCTGTCAACTTTGTGTCCAAGGTCTTCAACTGCTACTTCCTCCAGCAATTACAAG AGCAAGGTACGGGGGTCGACCGGGTTGTACTGGCCCAACTGACCCAACTCTACATGACTGTGAAGCTTGAATGTCCTTTCTATGAG GGTCCAAGGCTCCTTCCTAAGTACCATGTCAAGTCTTTCCTTACTCCTGGTCGGTCTCTGGAGACGCCGGTTGACGGACACCTCTACAACTATGTGAAAACTGGACTGGTGGATCTACTAGGGGCCCGCGCCTACTTCGCTTCCAGAATCCTCACTCCATACTGCTACACACTAG ATGTGGAAATAAAGCTTGATGAGGAAGGATATGTATTGCCTGCCAGTCAAATCGATGATATCTTCAAGAG GATAGCAGTTTGCATTGACGGCCACAAGAGGTTCACTGTGAACACAAGACAGCTGCTGGGAAAAGAGGCCATCAAGCAGCGGCACCTGAGGCTTCTGGGATATGAAGTTGTTCAG ATTCCTTACTATGAATTTGAGAAGCTTCGGAACAAGACCGAGGTTGTTGAATATCTTCACAAAAAGATCTTCCCCCTCAGCTACAGGCTCAGTTGGTGA
- the LOC121549572 gene encoding charged multivesicular body protein 5: MNRIFGRGKPKGPPPNLTDCIGSVDSRAESIDKKIARLDVELVKYKDQMKKMRDGPSKNMVKQKAMRVLKQKRMYEGQRDNLTQQSFNMEQANYTIQTLKDTKTTVDAMKIGAKEMKAAYKNVKIDQIEDLQDQLEDMMEDANEVQEAMSRSYGTPEIDDDDLEAELDALGDELLLDDDSSYLDEANTAPSIPEGIPSDRAPNRDGVLVDEFGLPQIPAT, from the exons ATGAACCGTATTTTCGGTCGAGGAAAACCTAAGGGACCACCACCAAATCTCACAGACTGCATAGGGAGT GTTGACTCACGAGCGGAGTCTATTGACAAGAAGATTGCCAGACTAGATGTTGAACTGGTCAAGTACAAGGATCAGATGAAGAAGATGAGAGATGGCCCTTCAAAA AACATGGTCAAGCAGAAGGCGATGAGGGTACTGAAGCAGAAAAGAAT GTACGAGGGCCAGAGAGACAACCTCACACAGCAGTCCTTCAACATGGAACAGGCCAACTACACAATCCAAACTCTCAAAGACACAAAAACAACA GTTGATGCCATGAAAATTGGAGCCAAAGAGATGAAGGCGGCATACAAGAACGTGAAGATCGATCAGATTGAG GATCTCCAAGACCAGCTGGAGGACATGATGGAGGACGCCAACGAGGTGCAGGAGGCGATGAGCAGAAGCTACGGGACGCCAGAGATCGATGACGATGACCTGGAAGCAG AGCTGGATGCCCTGGGAGATGAGCTCCTGCTTGATGATGACAGCTCCTACCTGGATGAGGCCAACACTGCCCCCTCCATCCCAGAGGGAATACCCAGCGACAGAGCACCAAACCGG GATGGAGTTCTGGTGGATGAATTTGGCCTGCCACAGATCCCTGCTACATAA